The DNA sequence CTACGCGCGAGGCGCACCGTGTCCACCGTTTCCCCGTTTACCAGGACGACCATCTGGCTCAGATCCTGCAGCAGCGAGGGCGAATAGGCGAAGGTCAGCGTGAAGCGTGCCTTCGTCACCACTTCGTTCTCGGCGATGCCGAAGGGAATGCCGATTTCGCCCCGCGTGCCCGCGAGCCGCACCGGCTGCTTCACGGCGAGATCCTTCAGCGTCATGCGCAGGCTGCGCGACGCGGATGGACCGGTCGCCCGGCTCGCTGTCGCCGCGGGCTGCGTGGGCTGTGCGAAGGCATCCTGCGGCGCAGCGAGCACGCCCAGCGCGACGGCGAGAGCGATCGCTGCGGCCTTGGCAAGTGTGGCGGCGGGCGGGGCCTTCTTCCTGCCGACGATAAGCCGCAGGGTGGTGAAATCGACCTTCACGATATCTCCGAGAGAACGCAGGGTGGAGGTAGGGGGATAGGGCGCCTCGCGCTGCCAGGCGTCTGCCCGGCCCATCACCGCCCGCACCAGCTGGCGTGAAAGCAACTGGTCCAGCTCGCCGAAGCGCAGCCGGGTGAGATTCTTGTCCGTCCGCATGGTTTCCACCGGCACGGTCAGCGCCTCGTCCCCCATCGGCAGCGATACGTCGGTGACTTCGCGGCCGGCGAGGTTGAAGCCGGCCGGCAGGCGCGCGGAGACGCCGCCCAGCGAGATGTCGACCGTGCGGCCTTCGACCACATGGCCATCATCGAAGTAGATCGTCACCGGCATGTCGGTGGGCACGCGGATGTGCTCGCGCACCTGGCGCTTCTCGCGAGCGACGGAAACTGCCGCCAGGAGGATAATCAGGCTGAAGGTCGCCCATGCCGTGTTGAGCGCCAGCGTGCTCAGCTGCACGGCGAAGATTTCAGGAAACAGCAGGTATTTGGCCAGACCGAACAGCAGGCCGAAGACCAGCAGCCCGATGGTGATCATATGCGGGCGCACCGTATCGAGATCGAAATAGGTGCGATCGAGCAGCCCGCCCTTGTCGGTCACGTTGAACTTGCCCTTGCGCGGCTGGAACCAGGTGAACACCGTCGGGCGCACGAGATGGAAGGCCAGGATCGTCTCGTATATCTCGCCCCAGAAGGGCCGCCGGTCGCCGCCCTGCAGCCGTTCGCTGGAGATCATCGAGATCACCAGATGCGGCAGGGCATAGGCGAAGATCATCAGCGCGGAGGCGTGGATGATGTTCTGCCCGGCAATCAGATAGGCCAGCGGGGAGGTGAGGAACACGATCCGCGGCAGCGGAAACTGGAAGTGCAGCATCGCATTCAGGTAACAAAGGCGCTGCTGCCAGGTCAGGCCGGGGCCGCGCAGCGGATTATCGATGCGCAGGATCTGCGTCATCCCGCGCGCCCAGCGGATGCGCTGGCCGATGTGCAGCACCAGCCGTTCCGTGGCGAGGCCGGCGGAAAGGCGCGCATCGAGATAGGCGGTGTTCCACCCCATGCGCTGCAGCTTCAGCGCCGTGTGGGCATCCTCCGTCACGGTTTCGCCCGCAAAGCCGTTGGTCTGCATCAGCGCCTCGCGGCGGATGATCGCGCAGGAGCCGCAGAAGAAGGTGGCGTTCCACAGGTCGTTGCCGCGCTGCACAGGGCCGTAGAACAGGTCCCCTTCCCCGGGCAGGTCTTCCGCCGTGCTGAGATTGCGCTGCACCGGATCGGGCGAATAGAAATGGTGCGGCGTCTGCATCAGCGCCAGCCGCGGGTCGCGCTGGAACCAGCCTACGCTCAGCTGCAGGAAGGCGCGGGTGGGAACGTGGTCGCAATCGAAGATCGCGATCAATTCGCCGTCCGTCTTCTTCATCGCGGCGTTGAGATTGCCCGCCTTGGCATGAAGATTGTCGCTGCGTGTCAGATAGCCGCAGCCCGCCTGCTTGGCGAACAGGCGGAACTCGTCGCGCCGACCGTCGTCCAGAATGAACACCCGGAACCGATCGGCGGGATAATCCATGTCCATGGCGGCGAAGACCGTGTGCTTCACGATCTCCAGGCTCTCGTTGTAAGTCGGGATGAACACGTCGACCATCGGCCACTGGTCGGGTTCGCCCATCACCTCCACCACCTTGCGCTCCAGCGGCCAGATGGTCTGGAGGAAGCCGAGCCCCATGATGACCCAGGCGTAGAGTTCAGCCAGATAGAGCCCGCCGCCCAGCAGCAGTTCAGGCAGGGTGTTGAATTCCAGCGTCTGTGTGGTGCGCCAGACGATGTAGCGCGTGGACACGAGCATGGCGACGGCGGCCAGCACGATGGTCGCCCGGCGGCCCTTCGCCTGCGCCAGGATAACTGCCGCGATGATCACGGCGGCGGCGAATGTCCACTGCTCGACCAGATCGAGCGGCACGAAGATCACCAGCGCGGCGAGAAAGGCGAGCGCAATGGCGGCGGGAAACCGGAGCAGGCGGGAAAGAGGCATGAAGCGGTGTCCTTGTCGCTCAACCGGCGCGCTGCGCGGTGTGGCCGTCCATGCCTGCCGCCCCGTCCAGCTCCACGATGGGGGCATCGCAACGGGCGAGCACCGCATCGGCGAGCGCTTCGAGATCCGGAAGGACCACGCTTTGCGGTGCCGACTTTGCGAGCGTCTCGAACGTCGCGAGCGCTTCCGGCACGGCCTCGTCGCGCCGCACGGTGGCGATCAGCTGATCGCCGAAGACTTCCCGGATGAAGCGGTGCGTGTGGCGGGATAGCTTGC is a window from the Altererythrobacter sp. B11 genome containing:
- the bcsA gene encoding UDP-forming cellulose synthase catalytic subunit produces the protein MPLSRLLRFPAAIALAFLAALVIFVPLDLVEQWTFAAAVIIAAVILAQAKGRRATIVLAAVAMLVSTRYIVWRTTQTLEFNTLPELLLGGGLYLAELYAWVIMGLGFLQTIWPLERKVVEVMGEPDQWPMVDVFIPTYNESLEIVKHTVFAAMDMDYPADRFRVFILDDGRRDEFRLFAKQAGCGYLTRSDNLHAKAGNLNAAMKKTDGELIAIFDCDHVPTRAFLQLSVGWFQRDPRLALMQTPHHFYSPDPVQRNLSTAEDLPGEGDLFYGPVQRGNDLWNATFFCGSCAIIRREALMQTNGFAGETVTEDAHTALKLQRMGWNTAYLDARLSAGLATERLVLHIGQRIRWARGMTQILRIDNPLRGPGLTWQQRLCYLNAMLHFQFPLPRIVFLTSPLAYLIAGQNIIHASALMIFAYALPHLVISMISSERLQGGDRRPFWGEIYETILAFHLVRPTVFTWFQPRKGKFNVTDKGGLLDRTYFDLDTVRPHMITIGLLVFGLLFGLAKYLLFPEIFAVQLSTLALNTAWATFSLIILLAAVSVAREKRQVREHIRVPTDMPVTIYFDDGHVVEGRTVDISLGGVSARLPAGFNLAGREVTDVSLPMGDEALTVPVETMRTDKNLTRLRFGELDQLLSRQLVRAVMGRADAWQREAPYPPTSTLRSLGDIVKVDFTTLRLIVGRKKAPPAATLAKAAAIALAVALGVLAAPQDAFAQPTQPAATASRATGPSASRSLRMTLKDLAVKQPVRLAGTRGEIGIPFGIAENEVVTKARFTLTFAYSPSLLQDLSQMVVLVNGETVDTVRLARSGSDGMTVTMDVQPALFLPGENRLNLRFLGHYTRDCEDPFHSSLWANVSNTRSFLDLQAQRLALPPDLAKLPRPFFEKASVLPLNLPFVFAGTPDDAELEAAASMASWFGSLASYRGFRFPVSFGSLPAGNAIVFMTPNRRVAGLDQAIDGPSVVVRANPRDPYGQLLVIMGRNTQELKQAAAGLPFATGLAGGGLASLDGIRIPGFAHYGAPRWLPTDRPIALGQLTEAYALQGQGLPPGPLTAEFRLAPDLFFWPKSGARLDLRYRYPTATWLDQRASRLDVSVNNQYLQTLPLSSSWWGQWWDNPGATSRTSAANLILPSYNLFGQNQLIFDYNLILANMQRCQGRVPDNVRVSILPTSEIDLSGAYHAMRMPDLSTFVGGGYPFTVQPDLAETAVILPGNAGQGTVEAFLMVMGRFGDSTGTPVTRADVMRQADAERLRAKDILVIGPAGLAGSSELFDGAPVRFDQDRLQVSEGGVIDRGMALFSDRDRDEPTAVNEVLYSTDHFLGMAGFQSPFDSDRSVVAVLATDTNELPGMITDLEDVDVIAGVQGDLSLVRGDGMTSFVVGPDYWVGELPWWVSIGHWFSRHPLLLALAGLIVALLVAGPIYAVLQRQQRKRLQNEEG